In the bacterium genome, one interval contains:
- a CDS encoding enoyl-CoA hydratase/isomerase family protein: MTYQQITYEVSEGIATVTLNRPDKLNAWTPIMGGELVDAFRAADRDPGVRAVLFTGSGERAFCAGADMGFFAEQIAAGGGTGSSGGSGGGPSRVEDFPQLMRKLAKPTIAVLNGYALGIGATMPLLCDLRLACPEAQIGFLFSRMGVMAELGSTYLLPRIVGTARACELMLTGRRFSAAECERMGLVNHVVPRAELLDAARAIAREVGQCAPLSIAMTRQAIYQGLENSFESQVRFEGYVLDHLYRTADHAEAVAAFREKRAPRFSGR; encoded by the coding sequence GTGACCTACCAGCAGATCACCTACGAGGTGTCCGAGGGCATCGCCACCGTCACCCTCAACCGCCCCGACAAGCTCAACGCCTGGACGCCGATCATGGGCGGCGAGCTGGTCGACGCCTTCCGCGCTGCCGACCGCGACCCCGGCGTGCGCGCCGTGCTGTTCACCGGCAGCGGCGAGCGCGCCTTCTGCGCCGGCGCCGACATGGGCTTCTTCGCCGAACAGATCGCCGCCGGCGGCGGCACCGGGTCGAGCGGCGGCAGCGGCGGCGGGCCGTCGCGGGTCGAGGACTTCCCGCAGCTCATGCGCAAGCTGGCGAAGCCGACCATCGCCGTCCTCAACGGCTACGCGCTCGGCATCGGCGCCACCATGCCGCTGCTCTGCGACCTGCGTCTGGCCTGTCCCGAGGCGCAGATCGGTTTTCTCTTCTCGCGCATGGGCGTCATGGCCGAGCTCGGCTCGACCTACCTGCTGCCGCGCATCGTCGGCACCGCCCGCGCCTGCGAGCTGATGCTGACCGGCCGTCGCTTCAGCGCCGCCGAGTGCGAGCGCATGGGCCTGGTCAATCACGTCGTGCCGCGCGCCGAGCTGCTCGACGCCGCGCGCGCCATCGCCCGCGAGGTCGGCCAGTGCGCGCCGCTGTCGATCGCGATGACCCGCCAGGCGATCTATCAGGGGCTGGAGAACAGCTTCGAGTCCCAGGTCCGCTTCGAGGGCTACGTCCTCGACCACCTCTATCGCACCGCCGACCACGCCGAGGCCGTCGCCGCCTTCCGCGAGAAGCGCGCCCCGCGATTTTCCGGACGATGA
- a CDS encoding Zn-ribbon domain-containing OB-fold protein, with protein sequence MAEIPVPVPVPDADNQGFWDGCRRGELRLQRCLGCGAWRHHPRPICPRCQSFACEWALASGRGVVHTFTIVHRPTLPAFEDRLPYNVIVVRLEEGPFMVSNLVGGSAEDLRIGAAVEVVFEPLDDAISLPKFRPRRAR encoded by the coding sequence ATGGCTGAGATCCCCGTTCCCGTTCCTGTTCCCGACGCCGACAACCAGGGATTCTGGGATGGCTGCCGGCGCGGCGAGCTGCGGCTGCAGCGCTGTCTCGGCTGCGGCGCGTGGCGGCATCATCCGCGGCCGATCTGCCCGCGCTGCCAGAGCTTCGCCTGCGAGTGGGCGCTGGCGAGCGGGCGCGGCGTGGTGCACACCTTCACCATCGTCCACCGGCCGACCCTGCCGGCGTTCGAGGATCGGCTGCCGTACAACGTGATCGTGGTGCGGCTGGAGGAAGGACCCTTCATGGTCAGCAACCTGGTCGGCGGCAGCGCCGAGGACCTGCGCATCGGCGCGGCGGTCGAGGTGGTGTTCGAACCGCTCGACGACGCCATCTCCCTGCCGAAGTTCCGGCCGAGGCGCGCGCGGTGA
- a CDS encoding SurA N-terminal domain-containing protein, with translation MLPAILVALLVAATAADDTVVARVNGVPITEDMVNAVVKNAISGRAHEPSSEEIAKLSDAALASLIDLELLYGAAQKQGITISEAQIDAEVARSRKRFAKPSDYDAALARSGLTMAELRADTRKTLMVDAFLTQVVWKDVRLPPDAAQQYYDQHRAELGGKPFATLKPAIERSLLDDLRAQAQRAYLLELKKTALIQRGPPPTAAPTARPTPIPPSQPS, from the coding sequence ATGCTGCCGGCGATCCTGGTCGCCCTGCTGGTCGCCGCCACGGCGGCCGACGACACCGTGGTGGCGCGGGTCAACGGCGTGCCGATCACCGAGGACATGGTGAACGCGGTGGTCAAGAACGCGATCAGCGGCCGCGCCCACGAGCCGTCGAGCGAGGAGATCGCGAAGCTGAGCGATGCCGCGCTCGCGTCGCTGATCGACCTGGAGCTGCTCTACGGCGCGGCGCAGAAGCAGGGCATCACCATCAGCGAGGCGCAGATCGACGCCGAGGTGGCGCGCAGCCGCAAGCGGTTCGCCAAGCCCTCGGACTACGACGCCGCCCTGGCGCGCAGCGGCCTGACCATGGCCGAGCTGCGCGCCGACACCCGCAAGACGCTGATGGTCGACGCCTTCCTCACCCAGGTGGTGTGGAAGGACGTGCGCCTGCCGCCCGACGCGGCGCAGCAGTACTACGATCAGCACCGCGCCGAGCTGGGCGGCAAGCCGTTCGCGACCCTCAAGCCGGCGATCGAACGCTCGCTGCTCGACGATCTGCGCGCCCAGGCGCAGCGCGCCTACCTGCTCGAGCTCAAGAAGACGGCGCTGATCCAGCGCGGACCGCCGCCGACGGCGGCGCCGACCGCGCGGCCGACGCCGATCCCGCCGTCGCAGCCGTCGTGA
- a CDS encoding C69 family dipeptidase, whose amino-acid sequence MRMQRIAAMVETPRVACDSLVALGAATADGAVLFAKNSDRPAAEPQPLLQRPARRHPPGARLRCTYIEIPQVAATARLIGSRPYWCWGFEHGLNEHGVAIGNHTVFTRDPLGAPGLIGMDLVRLGLERAASAARAVEVITDLAAAYGQGGSGYADKDWPYHNSFLVADRREAYLVETSDRRWAVRRAREVDSASNHLAIGADWDGLADDTIEHAIANGWWPEDAGGRFDFAAAYRDTATAPAVVSNGRHRRTCELLAAGRGRLTPAALRAALRDHYGATAHRAADAPDDERYFGVCMHADPVGTTTASMIARLPEDRDDLLRYWGSLGSPCAGVFLPYYVDGELPAALARGGAEPTPDAPWWRFKHLLTLVEQDVPRRAPHARAFWDEFERMLDGEAAEVEHKAVRLRRAGQVDSAARLLTRFMDANVALALERLERLIGELAS is encoded by the coding sequence ATGCGTATGCAACGCATCGCGGCGATGGTCGAGACCCCGCGCGTGGCCTGCGATTCGCTCGTCGCCCTCGGCGCCGCCACGGCGGACGGCGCGGTGCTGTTCGCCAAGAACAGCGACCGGCCGGCCGCCGAGCCGCAGCCGCTGCTGCAGCGGCCGGCGCGCCGGCACCCGCCCGGGGCGCGGCTGCGCTGCACCTACATCGAGATTCCGCAGGTGGCGGCGACCGCCCGGCTCATCGGCTCGCGGCCGTACTGGTGCTGGGGGTTCGAGCACGGGCTGAACGAGCACGGGGTGGCGATCGGCAACCATACCGTCTTCACCCGCGATCCCCTGGGCGCGCCGGGCCTGATCGGCATGGACCTGGTGCGCCTCGGCCTCGAGCGGGCGGCGAGCGCGGCACGGGCGGTGGAGGTGATCACCGACCTGGCGGCGGCGTACGGGCAGGGCGGGTCCGGCTACGCCGACAAGGACTGGCCGTACCACAACTCGTTCCTCGTCGCCGATCGCCGCGAGGCCTACCTGGTGGAGACCTCCGACCGCCGCTGGGCGGTGCGGCGGGCGCGCGAGGTCGACAGCGCCAGCAACCACCTCGCGATCGGCGCCGACTGGGACGGGCTCGCCGACGACACCATCGAGCACGCGATCGCCAACGGCTGGTGGCCGGAGGACGCTGGCGGCCGCTTCGACTTCGCCGCCGCCTACCGCGACACCGCGACCGCGCCCGCGGTGGTCTCGAACGGCCGTCATCGCCGCACCTGCGAGCTGCTCGCCGCCGGCCGCGGCCGGCTGACGCCGGCGGCGCTGCGCGCCGCGCTGCGCGACCACTACGGCGCCACCGCGCACCGCGCGGCGGACGCCCCGGACGACGAGCGCTACTTCGGCGTCTGCATGCACGCCGATCCGGTCGGCACCACCACCGCCAGCATGATCGCCCGCCTGCCCGAAGACCGCGACGACCTGCTGCGCTACTGGGGCAGCCTCGGCTCGCCGTGCGCCGGCGTCTTCCTGCCCTACTACGTCGACGGCGAGCTGCCGGCGGCGCTGGCGCGCGGCGGCGCCGAGCCGACCCCGGACGCGCCGTGGTGGCGGTTCAAGCATCTCCTGACGTTGGTCGAGCAGGACGTCCCGCGCCGCGCCCCGCACGCGCGCGCCTTCTGGGACGAGTTCGAGCGGATGCTCGACGGCGAGGCGGCGGAGGTGGAGCACAAGGCGGTGCGCCTGCGCCGGGCCGGACAGGTCGACAGCGCGGCGCGCCTGCTGACCCGCTTCATGGACGCCAACGTCGCGCTGGCGCTCGAACGCCTCGAGCGGCTGATCGGGGAGTTGGCGAGCTGA
- a CDS encoding thiolase family protein — MREVAILGVGMHPFGAYYSGKTNAEMSLVAGLAALDDAGLTFADVNAAYMGHIFAQVMSGTRILKEFGLTGIPVQRIENASATGSAALREAYLSVSAGHYDVAMVLGFDKMTSMIQSGTAGTAPENLEDAILPAAFFAMWATRRMHERGTKPEHLARIAAKNFNNGALNPMAQRQAKERITAEKVLSSGMVAWPLTKMMSCPIGDGAACAIVGTVEMAKKLRPGRPVVKIAASTLQSERYERGHIFQGPVVGPARMSIDSSNAVYEQAGVGPRDLDLLQVHDAFAIEELEYYELVGLCRPGEAEKHIEEGAFEIGGSLCAVSTDGGLIARGHPGGPTGLAQIWETTLQLRGEADRRQVRRKSGDLPRLGMCHMMGGGSVCVIHILQRV, encoded by the coding sequence ATGAGAGAGGTCGCGATCCTCGGGGTGGGGATGCACCCCTTCGGGGCCTACTACAGCGGCAAGACCAACGCCGAGATGTCGTTGGTCGCCGGGCTCGCCGCGCTCGACGACGCCGGGCTCACGTTCGCCGACGTCAACGCCGCCTACATGGGCCACATCTTCGCCCAGGTGATGAGCGGCACCCGCATCCTCAAGGAGTTCGGCCTCACCGGCATCCCGGTGCAGCGCATCGAGAACGCCTCGGCGACCGGGTCGGCGGCGTTGCGCGAGGCGTACCTGTCGGTCTCCGCCGGCCACTACGACGTCGCCATGGTGCTCGGCTTCGACAAGATGACGAGCATGATCCAGAGCGGCACCGCCGGCACCGCGCCGGAGAACCTGGAGGACGCGATCCTCCCGGCCGCCTTCTTCGCCATGTGGGCGACCCGCCGCATGCACGAGCGGGGCACCAAGCCCGAGCACCTGGCGCGCATCGCCGCCAAGAACTTCAACAACGGGGCGCTGAACCCGATGGCGCAGCGGCAGGCGAAGGAGCGCATCACGGCGGAGAAGGTGTTGAGCTCCGGCATGGTGGCGTGGCCGTTGACCAAGATGATGTCGTGCCCGATCGGCGACGGCGCCGCCTGCGCCATCGTCGGCACGGTCGAGATGGCGAAGAAGCTGCGCCCCGGTCGGCCGGTGGTGAAGATCGCCGCCTCCACCCTGCAGAGCGAGCGCTACGAGCGCGGGCACATCTTCCAGGGCCCGGTGGTCGGCCCGGCGCGCATGAGCATCGACAGCTCCAACGCCGTCTACGAGCAGGCGGGCGTCGGTCCACGGGATCTCGACCTGCTGCAGGTGCACGACGCCTTCGCCATCGAGGAGCTCGAGTACTACGAGCTCGTCGGCCTGTGCCGGCCGGGCGAGGCGGAGAAGCACATCGAGGAGGGGGCGTTCGAGATCGGCGGCTCGCTGTGCGCGGTGTCCACCGACGGCGGGCTCATCGCCCGCGGGCACCCGGGCGGTCCGACCGGGCTGGCGCAGATCTGGGAGACGACGCTGCAGCTCCGCGGCGAAGCCGACCGGCGCCAGGTGCGGCGCAAGAGCGGCGACCTGCCGCGCCTCGGCATGTGCCACATGATGGGCGGCGGCAGCGTCTGCGTGATCCACATCCTGCAGCGCGTGTGA
- a CDS encoding 3-isopropylmalate dehydrogenase — protein sequence MADRVASPRGATRCLTQSLPGWQPRSPHDPCIVGVLPGEGIGPEVVEAALLVLDAVTQARRLPITILRAAAPAGGRQRSWLRGEGFDFCERVFAGAGALFCGPLGGRAVYELRARFDLYCKLVPLRPTAVLADAAIVRPERLTDVDVLIVRENLGGVYAGEFGRRDGGRVAYQTFAYHSDQIERIVQVAARLAVARRGRLTVAGKAGGVPEVSALWRETAEAVASEHGLAAEFLEIDNASYQLIADPRRFDVILAPNFLGDILADSATVLLGSRGMSYSANYGPDGRAAYQTGHGAAHDLASLDRANPVAQIRSAALMLHETFGLEDAACCITDAVETVLAAGWRTPDIAGPASRVVGTRELAERIARAAEDLASGTRKIA from the coding sequence GTGGCTGATCGTGTCGCCTCGCCGCGTGGCGCAACGCGGTGCCTGACGCAGAGCCTGCCCGGGTGGCAGCCCCGCTCGCCGCACGATCCCTGCATCGTCGGGGTGCTCCCCGGCGAGGGCATCGGCCCCGAGGTCGTCGAGGCCGCGCTGCTCGTCCTCGATGCGGTGACCCAGGCGAGGCGGCTGCCGATCACCATCCTGCGCGCCGCGGCGCCGGCCGGCGGCCGCCAACGGAGCTGGCTCAGGGGCGAGGGCTTCGACTTCTGCGAGCGCGTGTTCGCCGGCGCCGGTGCGCTGTTCTGCGGCCCGCTGGGCGGCCGCGCCGTCTACGAGCTGCGCGCCCGTTTCGATCTCTACTGCAAGCTGGTGCCGCTGCGTCCGACGGCGGTGCTGGCCGACGCGGCGATCGTCCGCCCCGAACGGCTGACGGACGTCGACGTGTTGATCGTGCGCGAGAACCTCGGCGGCGTGTACGCGGGCGAGTTCGGCCGTCGCGATGGCGGGCGCGTCGCCTACCAGACCTTCGCCTACCACAGCGACCAGATCGAACGGATCGTGCAGGTCGCGGCGCGGCTCGCGGTGGCGCGCCGCGGGCGGTTGACGGTCGCCGGCAAGGCGGGCGGCGTCCCCGAGGTGAGCGCGCTGTGGCGCGAGACGGCGGAGGCGGTGGCGTCCGAGCACGGCCTGGCGGCCGAGTTCCTGGAGATCGACAACGCCAGCTACCAGCTCATCGCCGATCCGCGACGCTTCGACGTCATCCTGGCGCCGAACTTCCTCGGCGACATCCTCGCCGACTCGGCGACCGTGCTGCTCGGCTCGCGCGGCATGTCGTACTCCGCCAACTACGGGCCGGACGGCCGCGCCGCGTACCAGACAGGCCATGGCGCGGCCCACGATCTGGCATCCCTCGACCGCGCCAACCCGGTGGCCCAGATCCGGTCCGCCGCCCTGATGCTGCACGAGACCTTCGGCCTGGAAGACGCCGCGTGCTGCATCACGGACGCCGTCGAGACCGTGCTCGCCGCCGGCTGGCGTACCCCGGACATCGCCGGCCCGGCGAGCCGCGTCGTCGGCACGCGCGAGCTCGCCGAGCGCATCGCGCGCGCAGCCGAGGATCTGGCGAGCGGCACCAGGAAGATCGCGTGA
- a CDS encoding aldehyde dehydrogenase family protein, with protein MSAPGPRTALLLVDLQHDFLERPGLVPSADALCARAAALLAAARRQSIPVAHAHTLIGADGADAMPHWRRLGRLACVEGTRGALAPPSLAPADGELVLRKRFFSAFADPRLEPWLRQHRVQRLLVAGVYLHGCVRSTALDAYERGYAVAVADDAVGSTEPLHAELTRAWLGERAATFARTDALLAELAPAAAPDAAATRLPAAVIDARPRPAGPAHASVRHRNPCRTAEVLAEVPLAGAPEIAAAAASCAAAQADWAHVAPAVRADLLERWADDLAAQRERLTALVVREVGKPRRAAAEEVERAVAHARVAAEVTRATADASRLAAGVAARQRPLGVVGVITPWNNPLAIPVGKLAPALGLGNAVVLKPAPQASATALALLESLHRVGLAAGLVNVVLGNGATARALCGESRIAAVSVTGSIATGRVVAGLCALGMKPLQAELGGNNAAIVLADADLERAAHDLARAAFAFAGQRCTAIRRIVVEASVSTRFTELLRDAVAGLVNGEPDDPATEVGPLISVEKRAAVMAAIEQAMARGARRLIGGDVPPALAHGAWLAPALLAGVDPRDRIAQEETFAPLALILPAADLEAALAIANGVPHGLVMSVHTRDPRRRARVRDAAEAGILQLGGGPLAVHPRAPFSGWKASGIGPPEHGIWDAAFYSRAQAVYGDDPC; from the coding sequence GTGAGCGCGCCGGGCCCGCGCACCGCCCTCCTGCTGGTCGACCTGCAGCACGACTTCCTCGAACGCCCCGGGCTGGTCCCATCCGCCGACGCGCTGTGCGCGCGCGCCGCCGCCCTGCTCGCCGCGGCGCGGCGGCAATCGATCCCGGTCGCGCACGCGCACACGCTGATCGGCGCCGACGGCGCCGACGCCATGCCGCACTGGCGGCGGCTGGGCCGTCTCGCCTGCGTCGAGGGAACACGCGGCGCCCTGGCGCCGCCGTCGCTCGCGCCGGCCGACGGCGAGCTGGTACTGCGCAAGCGCTTCTTCAGCGCCTTCGCCGATCCGCGGCTCGAGCCCTGGCTGCGCCAGCACCGGGTCCAGCGCCTGCTCGTCGCCGGCGTCTATCTGCACGGCTGCGTGCGCTCGACGGCGCTCGACGCTTACGAGCGCGGCTACGCGGTGGCGGTCGCCGACGATGCGGTCGGCAGCACCGAACCGCTGCACGCGGAGTTGACCCGCGCCTGGCTCGGCGAACGCGCCGCCACCTTCGCGCGCACCGACGCCCTGCTCGCCGAGCTCGCGCCCGCCGCCGCGCCGGACGCCGCGGCGACGCGTCTGCCGGCCGCGGTGATCGACGCCCGGCCGCGCCCCGCCGGCCCGGCGCACGCCAGCGTCCGCCACCGCAATCCCTGCCGCACCGCCGAGGTCCTGGCCGAGGTGCCGCTGGCCGGAGCGCCGGAGATCGCGGCCGCCGCCGCGTCGTGCGCCGCGGCGCAGGCGGACTGGGCGCACGTCGCCCCCGCCGTCCGCGCCGATCTCCTCGAGCGCTGGGCGGACGACCTCGCGGCGCAGCGCGAGCGGCTCACAGCGCTCGTCGTGCGCGAGGTCGGCAAGCCGCGGCGCGCCGCCGCGGAGGAGGTGGAACGCGCGGTGGCGCACGCGCGCGTCGCCGCCGAGGTGACGCGCGCCACCGCGGATGCGTCCCGCCTCGCCGCCGGCGTCGCGGCGCGCCAGCGGCCGCTCGGCGTGGTCGGCGTCATCACGCCGTGGAACAACCCGCTGGCGATTCCGGTCGGCAAGCTCGCGCCGGCCCTCGGGCTCGGCAACGCCGTCGTGCTCAAGCCCGCGCCCCAGGCGTCGGCGACCGCCCTGGCCCTGCTCGAGAGCCTGCACCGGGTCGGCCTGGCGGCCGGGCTGGTGAACGTCGTGCTCGGCAACGGCGCGACGGCGCGCGCCCTGTGCGGCGAGTCGCGCATCGCCGCGGTCTCGGTCACCGGCTCGATCGCCACCGGCCGCGTCGTCGCCGGCCTCTGCGCCCTCGGCATGAAGCCGCTGCAGGCGGAGCTGGGCGGCAACAACGCGGCGATCGTCCTCGCCGATGCCGACCTCGAACGCGCCGCCCACGATCTGGCGCGCGCCGCCTTCGCCTTCGCCGGACAGCGCTGCACCGCGATCCGCCGCATCGTCGTCGAGGCATCGGTCTCGACGCGCTTCACCGAGCTGCTGCGCGACGCCGTGGCGGGGCTGGTGAACGGCGAGCCGGACGACCCGGCGACCGAGGTCGGACCGCTCATCTCGGTCGAGAAGCGGGCGGCGGTGATGGCGGCGATCGAGCAGGCGATGGCGCGCGGCGCGCGGCGGCTGATCGGCGGCGACGTGCCGCCCGCCCTGGCGCACGGCGCCTGGCTGGCGCCGGCGCTGCTCGCGGGCGTCGACCCGCGCGATCGCATCGCCCAGGAGGAGACCTTCGCCCCGCTGGCGCTCATCCTGCCCGCCGCCGATCTCGAAGCCGCCTTGGCGATCGCCAACGGGGTGCCGCACGGCCTGGTGATGAGCGTGCACACGCGCGACCCGCGCCGGCGGGCGCGCGTCCGCGACGCCGCCGAGGCCGGCATCCTGCAGTTGGGCGGCGGCCCGCTCGCCGTGCATCCGCGGGCGCCGTTCTCGGGCTGGAAGGCGTCCGGCATCGGCCCGCCCGAGCACGGCATCTGGGACGCGGCCTTCTACTCGCGCGCGCAGGCGGTGTACGGGGACGATCCGTGCTGA
- a CDS encoding AMP-binding protein, producing the protein MWIEKLRFGDLIDRAAERWPQREALWFEGRGWTFAAQRDEVDRAAKALIAAGVEHGDHVCLWLGNRPEFVFLFFAIARIGAVLVPINTRFRTRDMAYVVTQSDATTLITADRAHGVDYLGMVEELLPGLRDQRPGALTVDAAPALRRVIVLGEAIAGTTGWDALLRAGAAVSDGELARRHAAVDPDGTAYIMYTSGTTGFPKGVMQGHNVVRNILDNANRLGVTCADVILDYLPLFHAFAVYKALLMSPATGARHVLMASFDAGEALRLIEEQRATMINGFDTHYKDLLEHPSRPSRDTSSLRTGVCAAGMLSSEPIARRAQALMRTMTGYGMTEIGVGVTGSFLDTDEETRVTMSGWPLPGYEIKIIDPASGATLPAGQVGEICVRGYQVMQGYYKKPQETAQTIDADGWLHTGDSGLLRADGCMRFLGRYKDLLKVGGENVDPTEVESLLLADPRINHVAVVGVPDPRLSEIPVAFVIREPGAQLSEEDVIALCRGTIAGFKCPRRVFFVDSFPMTGSGKIQKYLLREQAQR; encoded by the coding sequence ATGTGGATTGAGAAGCTGCGTTTCGGGGACCTGATCGACCGCGCCGCCGAGCGCTGGCCACAGCGCGAGGCGCTGTGGTTCGAGGGGCGGGGCTGGACGTTCGCCGCGCAGCGCGACGAGGTCGATCGCGCGGCGAAGGCCCTGATCGCGGCCGGCGTCGAACACGGCGATCACGTCTGCCTGTGGCTCGGCAACCGGCCGGAGTTCGTCTTCCTCTTCTTCGCCATCGCCAGGATCGGCGCCGTGTTGGTGCCGATCAACACCCGCTTCCGCACCCGCGACATGGCCTACGTGGTCACCCAATCCGACGCGACGACGCTGATCACCGCCGACCGCGCGCACGGCGTCGACTACCTCGGCATGGTCGAGGAGCTGCTGCCCGGCCTGCGCGACCAGCGCCCCGGCGCGCTGACGGTGGATGCCGCACCGGCGCTGCGCCGGGTCATCGTGCTCGGCGAGGCGATCGCCGGCACGACCGGCTGGGACGCGCTGCTGCGCGCCGGCGCGGCGGTGAGCGATGGCGAGCTGGCGCGGCGCCACGCCGCCGTCGATCCTGATGGCACCGCCTACATCATGTACACCTCCGGCACCACGGGATTTCCCAAGGGCGTGATGCAGGGGCACAACGTCGTCCGCAACATCCTCGACAACGCCAACCGCCTCGGCGTCACCTGCGCCGACGTCATCCTCGACTACCTGCCGCTGTTCCACGCCTTCGCGGTGTACAAGGCGCTGCTGATGTCGCCCGCCACCGGCGCCCGCCACGTGCTGATGGCGAGCTTCGACGCCGGCGAGGCGCTGCGCCTGATCGAGGAGCAGCGGGCGACGATGATCAACGGCTTCGACACCCACTACAAGGATCTGCTCGAACACCCGTCGCGGCCGTCGCGCGACACCTCCAGCCTGCGCACCGGCGTCTGCGCCGCCGGCATGCTGTCGAGCGAGCCGATCGCCCGCCGCGCCCAGGCGCTGATGCGCACCATGACCGGCTACGGCATGACCGAGATCGGCGTCGGCGTCACCGGCTCGTTTCTCGATACCGACGAGGAGACGCGGGTGACGATGAGCGGCTGGCCGCTCCCCGGCTACGAGATCAAGATCATCGACCCGGCGAGCGGCGCGACGCTGCCGGCCGGGCAGGTGGGCGAGATCTGCGTCCGCGGCTACCAGGTGATGCAGGGCTATTACAAAAAACCGCAGGAGACGGCGCAGACGATCGACGCCGACGGCTGGCTGCATACCGGCGACTCGGGCCTGCTGCGCGCGGACGGCTGCATGCGCTTCCTCGGCCGCTACAAGGACCTGCTCAAGGTGGGGGGCGAGAACGTCGACCCCACCGAGGTCGAGAGCCTGCTCCTCGCCGATCCGCGCATCAATCACGTCGCCGTGGTCGGCGTCCCCGACCCGCGCCTGTCGGAGATTCCGGTGGCATTCGTCATCCGCGAGCCCGGCGCGCAACTCAGCGAGGAGGACGTCATCGCCCTCTGCCGCGGCACCATCGCCGGCTTCAAATGCCCGCGGCGGGTGTTCTTCGTCGACTCCTTCCCGATGACCGGCAGCGGCAAGATCCAGAAGTACCTGTTGCGCGAACAGGCGCAGAGGTAG
- a CDS encoding FKBP-type peptidyl-prolyl cis-trans isomerase — protein sequence MRARLLFVFALLLWGRPVCADPTPGAEGIPPLPSVVQWHATPSGLQYADTALGNGPTPNDGQIVVVHFVGWLDDGTKFDSTRDRGKPFGFPLGSGQVIRGWDEGVRGMRVGGKRRLVVPPALGYGEKGVPPIVPPNARLIFDVELVRVLDKPPERRQ from the coding sequence ATGCGCGCGCGTCTCCTGTTCGTCTTCGCCCTGTTGCTATGGGGGCGACCCGTCTGCGCCGACCCGACGCCGGGAGCGGAGGGCATCCCACCGCTGCCGTCGGTGGTGCAGTGGCACGCGACGCCGTCCGGGCTGCAGTACGCCGACACGGCGCTCGGCAACGGGCCGACGCCCAATGACGGGCAGATCGTCGTCGTCCACTTCGTCGGCTGGCTCGACGACGGCACCAAGTTCGACAGCACCCGCGACCGCGGCAAGCCGTTCGGCTTTCCGCTCGGCTCCGGACAGGTGATCCGCGGCTGGGACGAGGGTGTGCGCGGCATGCGCGTCGGCGGCAAGCGCCGCCTGGTGGTGCCGCCGGCGCTCGGCTACGGCGAGAAGGGCGTGCCGCCGATCGTGCCGCCCAACGCCCGCCTGATCTTCGACGTCGAGCTCGTCAGGGTGCTCGACAAGCCGCCCGAGCGCCGTCAATGA
- a CDS encoding OB-fold domain-containing protein, translated as MPETPRPRQPIKPGFFTVPDDPAQPPKLLGTRCEDCGEFFYPRRALCGKCMSRRTVEVELDARGTLYSYTFVHLPLFGSTNMEHADGYGVGQIDLPEGPRVQAPLAGKQPEFQVGQTVQGELDVLRDDGGTDIMIIRFRPLGEARP; from the coding sequence ATGCCCGAGACGCCACGGCCCCGGCAGCCGATCAAGCCGGGGTTCTTCACCGTTCCCGACGATCCGGCGCAGCCGCCGAAGCTCCTCGGCACCCGCTGCGAGGACTGCGGCGAGTTCTTCTACCCGCGCCGCGCGCTGTGCGGAAAGTGCATGTCGCGTCGAACCGTCGAGGTGGAGCTCGACGCCCGCGGCACGCTCTACAGCTACACCTTCGTGCACCTGCCGCTGTTCGGTTCGACCAACATGGAGCACGCCGACGGCTATGGCGTCGGCCAGATCGATCTGCCGGAGGGGCCGCGGGTGCAGGCGCCGCTGGCCGGCAAGCAGCCTGAATTCCAGGTGGGCCAGACGGTGCAGGGCGAGCTCGACGTGCTGCGCGACGACGGCGGCACCGACATCATGATCATCCGATTCCGTCCGCTGGGGGAGGCTCGTCCATGA